One window of Dyadobacter sandarakinus genomic DNA carries:
- a CDS encoding SDR family oxidoreductase has translation MILITGATGGLGRQTIDFLLTTTPASEIAALVRDTSKAADLVKRGIDVRKGDYFDYPSLVQAFQGIDKVLLVSAVAFTDRVHQHRNVIDAAREAGVRHLFYTSIQRSTDFVMQEVTESDLATEAYLKASGLVYTILKNGYYFESLGYILGSEVPDAELIFTAGEGKIAFVTRTELAAATAALLTSEGHDNQEYTLSGSEAYSFHDIASELTALAGRPINYRNSEVAPFIAQKVAAGVPEVVASFLAQWGAAARDGMLAGTHDTVERLLGHQQTRLREYLQATYFPAT, from the coding sequence ATGATCTTAATAACCGGAGCCACCGGCGGATTGGGCCGCCAGACCATTGATTTTTTGCTTACTACCACCCCGGCCTCAGAAATTGCGGCCCTGGTGCGTGATACCAGCAAAGCCGCGGATCTTGTAAAACGGGGAATAGACGTTCGGAAAGGCGATTATTTTGACTATCCTTCGCTGGTGCAAGCCTTTCAGGGCATCGACAAGGTGCTGCTGGTTTCGGCCGTGGCTTTTACCGACCGGGTGCACCAGCACCGGAACGTCATTGACGCTGCCAGGGAAGCCGGCGTCAGGCATCTTTTTTATACCAGCATCCAGCGGAGTACCGATTTTGTGATGCAGGAGGTTACTGAAAGCGACCTGGCCACGGAAGCCTACCTGAAAGCATCCGGGCTGGTATATACCATTCTTAAAAACGGCTACTACTTTGAAAGTCTGGGATATATCCTCGGGAGCGAGGTGCCGGATGCGGAACTGATTTTTACGGCGGGGGAAGGCAAGATCGCTTTCGTCACGCGCACCGAACTGGCCGCAGCCACAGCTGCCCTGCTGACGAGTGAAGGACATGACAATCAGGAGTATACCCTGTCTGGCAGCGAAGCCTATTCGTTTCACGACATTGCCAGCGAACTTACGGCACTGGCGGGCCGGCCTATTAATTACCGGAACAGTGAAGTTGCGCCCTTCATTGCGCAGAAAGTCGCTGCGGGTGTGCCCGAAGTGGTGGCCAGTTTCCTTGCGCAGTGGGGTGCCGCCGCCAGAGATGGCATGCTGGCCGGAACCCACGATACCGTTGAGCGGCTGCTCGGTCATCAACAGACTAGGCTGCGGGAGTACCTGCAGGCGACCTATTTCCCGGCTACCTGA
- a CDS encoding CBM96 family carbohydrate-binding protein — MKSKLLRQHVTWIHAFCVLAVSFVQLPARLSAQPAIEWDKTFGGSSSDNIACVKPTADGGYIAAGSSASMADGDKSRGSWGGFDFWVVKLAADGTKEWDRTYGGQMDDQLVQVFQTSDGGYMLAGHSKSDAYAEKGADDQIAGGGSRGDFWLVKIDATGSKNWDKTIGGTSDDILEDAKQTADGGYILAGSSTSGAGADKTQPSAGLQDFWLVRVDAKGNIIWDRTIGSGSSDRNANIAVTADGGYILGGGVKSEDEANARAFAARMSEDGTVLWSRDLGVPNSEVWDMIATSDGGYAAAVSELVGEFNRPFSLLKMDGSGTQTWRKTYTGGLTAYPLPDVAMSTVRETADGGFLMGGFSNEAAGNDKSEYPKGRLDVWIVKADANGAWQWDKTIGGHMVDHLIAFEATPDGGYILAANSYSSTGEDKSEPNRAGEDYWLVKLAPQTPDTRLRFSASSLDLSVVQDSVAEPGSVKLITNSGTPDVTLTASPNVSWLIPPTGAGRLQIGVDAAGLLPGTYQTTLIASAPGYTGDTLLIHLNIKSADAPVTIRIDAGGDGFTTADGRVFSRDRFYHGTDRVYRAEDTQEIQYTADDVLYWSERSADAFQYDIPVTNGSYMVVLHFAEIWFGSPIARPARPGLRMFHVDVEGERKLTDYDPYAKANGNFTALEEAFPVDITDGMINVDFITGSANWPTVAAIEIVPQDEYFKTVLTLPVAADAYVHTHFPDQNFGTDPELIVKAGGDNISRNTYLKFDLRPFQYITSARLRIYGANVETTMNVGTAVHGVEDDAWTETGITFSNAPVGSRRELTYTTINHLLAYREFDLTEFVQNQVMNDKVVSLLVKNPTSANKKLGFHSKENVSGLAPELVVTSNKPVVSMARKSAAPFALQNAWQKEDGSSVIFPNPVRKAFRFKLSSKHEGDVSMRLIDQAGTVYDVQKLSPSAGHEVVDITRAALKPGIYLLKIQSHASTEMVRVVITE; from the coding sequence ATGAAATCAAAACTACTTCGGCAGCATGTGACCTGGATCCATGCATTTTGTGTATTGGCAGTTTCCTTTGTCCAACTTCCCGCCAGGCTCTCGGCACAGCCGGCCATTGAATGGGACAAGACCTTCGGAGGAAGTTCAAGCGACAATATCGCCTGCGTCAAACCTACGGCAGACGGCGGGTACATTGCAGCAGGATCGTCTGCTTCCATGGCAGATGGTGATAAATCCAGGGGGTCGTGGGGCGGCTTTGATTTCTGGGTTGTCAAACTTGCAGCCGATGGGACCAAGGAGTGGGACAGAACTTACGGTGGCCAGATGGACGACCAGCTTGTCCAGGTTTTCCAGACGTCCGATGGCGGTTATATGCTGGCAGGACATTCTAAATCCGATGCTTACGCTGAGAAGGGAGCCGACGACCAAATCGCCGGCGGAGGCAGCCGGGGCGACTTTTGGTTAGTCAAAATTGACGCAACCGGAAGCAAAAATTGGGACAAGACTATAGGCGGCACCAGTGACGACATACTGGAAGATGCCAAACAAACTGCCGACGGTGGCTATATCCTGGCCGGTTCGTCCACTTCGGGAGCAGGCGCCGACAAAACACAACCTTCTGCGGGCCTTCAGGATTTCTGGCTTGTACGGGTAGATGCAAAAGGAAACATAATCTGGGACCGGACCATCGGCAGCGGCAGCTCCGACCGCAATGCAAACATTGCCGTCACCGCGGATGGCGGCTACATCCTGGGTGGTGGCGTTAAATCAGAAGATGAAGCTAATGCGAGGGCGTTTGCAGCCAGGATGTCTGAGGATGGAACCGTTTTGTGGAGCCGCGACTTGGGTGTGCCCAACAGTGAGGTCTGGGATATGATTGCAACCAGCGATGGCGGGTACGCGGCGGCTGTCAGTGAATTGGTAGGAGAGTTTAACCGGCCTTTTTCGCTGCTCAAAATGGATGGGAGCGGCACGCAAACGTGGCGGAAAACATACACTGGAGGGTTGACAGCTTATCCGTTACCCGATGTGGCGATGTCGACGGTCAGGGAAACGGCAGATGGCGGCTTTTTGATGGGCGGGTTCTCTAATGAGGCAGCCGGGAACGACAAGTCGGAATACCCCAAGGGCAGGCTGGATGTGTGGATCGTCAAGGCAGATGCAAATGGTGCCTGGCAGTGGGATAAAACCATCGGGGGACACATGGTTGATCATCTCATCGCATTTGAAGCTACGCCGGACGGAGGCTATATTCTTGCGGCCAATTCATATTCGAGTACGGGAGAAGACAAGTCTGAACCCAACCGTGCCGGTGAAGACTACTGGCTGGTGAAGCTGGCACCGCAGACACCTGATACCCGGCTTAGGTTTTCGGCTTCAAGCCTTGACCTGTCTGTGGTGCAGGATTCTGTTGCTGAACCTGGATCTGTCAAGCTGATTACCAACTCAGGTACGCCTGATGTGACGCTTACGGCATCGCCCAATGTTTCCTGGCTGATCCCGCCCACCGGGGCCGGCCGCTTGCAGATCGGAGTGGATGCGGCAGGATTGCTCCCGGGGACCTATCAGACGACGCTGATTGCGAGTGCACCAGGCTATACCGGCGATACGCTCCTGATCCATTTAAACATAAAATCAGCAGATGCGCCCGTCACAATCCGGATTGATGCCGGGGGCGACGGATTTACGACGGCCGACGGGCGCGTATTCAGCCGGGACCGGTTTTACCACGGAACAGATCGTGTGTACCGGGCCGAGGATACGCAGGAAATTCAGTATACAGCGGACGATGTGCTGTATTGGTCTGAGCGCAGCGCCGACGCTTTTCAATACGATATTCCGGTCACAAACGGCAGCTATATGGTGGTGCTGCACTTTGCCGAAATCTGGTTCGGCTCTCCCATTGCAAGGCCGGCGCGACCGGGTCTGCGGATGTTTCATGTAGATGTCGAAGGTGAGCGAAAGCTTACAGACTATGATCCGTATGCGAAAGCCAACGGAAACTTTACTGCCCTGGAAGAGGCATTTCCGGTCGATATTACAGACGGCATGATCAATGTAGATTTTATTACCGGGAGTGCTAACTGGCCTACCGTGGCTGCCATTGAGATTGTTCCGCAGGATGAGTATTTCAAAACAGTATTGACACTGCCTGTGGCGGCAGATGCCTACGTGCACACCCATTTTCCGGATCAGAATTTTGGTACAGACCCCGAGCTGATTGTAAAAGCCGGCGGGGATAATATCAGCAGAAATACTTACCTGAAATTTGATCTGCGCCCTTTCCAGTACATTACCTCTGCCAGGTTGCGGATTTACGGTGCCAATGTGGAAACGACCATGAACGTAGGCACGGCGGTGCACGGCGTCGAAGATGATGCATGGACTGAAACAGGAATTACCTTCAGCAATGCTCCTGTCGGCAGCCGTCGCGAACTCACCTATACAACGATCAATCACCTGCTCGCGTACCGTGAATTTGACTTGACAGAATTTGTGCAGAATCAGGTCATGAACGATAAGGTAGTCAGTCTGCTCGTGAAAAATCCGACATCCGCGAATAAGAAGCTGGGTTTTCACAGCAAGGAAAATGTATCAGGGCTTGCCCCTGAATTGGTAGTCACATCCAATAAACCGGTCGTCAGTATGGCCCGGAAATCAGCCGCACCATTTGCTTTGCAAAATGCATGGCAAAAAGAGGATGGAAGCTCCGTAATTTTCCCGAACCCCGTCAGAAAAGCATTCAGATTCAAGCTTTCCAGCAAGCACGAAGGCGATGTTTCTATGCGGTTAATTGATCAGGCGGGAACAGTGTATGATGTACAAAAGCTGAGCCCGTCTGCCGGCCATGAAGTAGTCGACATTACCAGGGCTGCATTAAAGCCTGGCATTTACCTGCTGAAAATCCAATCCCACGCTTCCACGGAAATGGTTAGGGTTGTCATAACAGAGTAA
- a CDS encoding sulfatase-like hydrolase/transferase produces the protein MKIFTKRILIGLTILQAACYGFTASEISVTSEKQHAAKPNILFIFADDLRADALGYAGNTIIQTPNIDQLAASGTHFKNCYVMGGHHGAICAPSRAMLMSGKSLFHVYDKLDGVHTMPQHFAENGYETFGTGKWHNGAETFEASFQKGKTIMLGGMSDHFKVPVCDLDANRKLGKPVVKGFSTDIFTESALSYLDEYAKGSRKNPFFCYVAYTAPHDPRSPREDYIGKYPEKDIPLPGNYKPVHPFDFGDAQVRDENLAPWPRTPEIIKATLSDYYGLISHLDARIGDLIQSLKEKGLYENTIIVFAADNGLAVGSHGLLGKQSLYEHSMKVPLILTGPGIPKNSATDALVYLFDIFPTLTTVACLPEPERIDGKNLSDVISGKSAQVRESSFTAYRHLVRAVRDQEWKLIRYPNRDYTQLFNLKKDPLELENLAGKPAYRKQEERLKKRLIRWQQQTGDTVAYTAKTILPMQYKPEQFERTMDQQQPVYTQKKYWDKR, from the coding sequence ATGAAAATTTTTACCAAAAGAATACTGATCGGTCTCACCATTTTGCAGGCTGCCTGCTATGGATTTACCGCTTCGGAAATCAGCGTGACGAGTGAAAAGCAGCATGCCGCGAAGCCTAACATTCTCTTCATTTTCGCGGATGACTTGCGGGCGGATGCATTGGGATATGCCGGTAACACAATCATCCAGACCCCAAATATTGACCAGCTTGCCGCTTCGGGGACGCATTTCAAAAATTGTTACGTGATGGGCGGGCATCATGGTGCCATTTGCGCGCCCAGCCGCGCCATGCTCATGAGCGGGAAAAGTCTTTTTCACGTGTACGACAAACTGGATGGCGTGCACACCATGCCGCAGCATTTTGCCGAAAACGGTTATGAAACATTCGGTACGGGAAAATGGCATAACGGAGCCGAAACCTTTGAAGCTTCATTTCAAAAGGGTAAAACCATTATGCTGGGTGGCATGAGCGATCACTTTAAAGTGCCTGTGTGTGATCTGGATGCAAACAGAAAGCTTGGCAAACCGGTTGTGAAAGGTTTTTCGACCGATATTTTCACGGAATCGGCGCTTTCCTATCTGGACGAGTATGCAAAAGGAAGCAGGAAAAACCCGTTTTTCTGCTACGTCGCCTACACGGCACCTCACGATCCGCGCTCTCCCCGGGAGGATTACATTGGTAAATACCCGGAGAAGGATATTCCGCTGCCCGGCAACTACAAGCCTGTGCACCCGTTTGATTTCGGCGATGCGCAGGTGCGGGACGAAAACCTGGCTCCGTGGCCACGTACTCCGGAAATTATCAAAGCTACCTTATCAGATTATTATGGACTGATCTCGCATCTGGATGCGCGCATCGGGGATCTGATCCAATCGCTGAAAGAGAAGGGGCTTTATGAAAATACGATCATCGTTTTCGCCGCCGATAATGGACTTGCGGTAGGCAGTCACGGGCTGCTTGGCAAGCAAAGTCTGTACGAGCACAGCATGAAGGTACCCTTGATCCTGACCGGCCCGGGTATTCCCAAAAACAGCGCTACCGACGCACTGGTGTATCTTTTCGATATTTTTCCCACACTGACCACCGTGGCCTGCCTGCCTGAGCCGGAGAGGATTGATGGTAAAAATCTTTCTGATGTAATTAGCGGGAAGTCTGCGCAGGTGCGTGAAAGTAGCTTTACCGCCTACCGCCACCTCGTACGCGCTGTGCGAGATCAGGAATGGAAACTGATCCGCTATCCGAACCGGGATTATACCCAACTATTTAACCTCAAAAAAGACCCGCTCGAACTCGAAAACCTGGCGGGAAAACCGGCATACCGGAAGCAAGAGGAAAGGCTGAAAAAGCGGTTGATCCGGTGGCAGCAGCAAACAGGCGATACAGTTGCCTACACGGCAAAAACCATTTTGCCAATGCAATATAAACCGGAGCAATTTGAGCGGACCATGGACCAGCAGCAGCCAGTTTACACCCAGAAAAAGTATTGGGATAAACGTTGA
- a CDS encoding sulfatase-like hydrolase/transferase: MQKILITIIALALALTHTAFAQGSRKPNIIFLLTDDHRWDALGAMGNKIIQTPHLDALAKRGILFRNAHVTTAICMVSRASLLSGQYMSRHGINDFDTDFKPDALAQTYPALLKKAGYKIGFIGKFGIGVKNQPDTLFDYWAAKKESQPPYELVNRSADCRAAILEQPPCILPHRPEHRP; the protein is encoded by the coding sequence ATGCAAAAGATCCTGATTACCATCATCGCGCTGGCACTCGCGCTCACGCACACCGCCTTCGCGCAGGGTTCCAGAAAGCCCAATATCATCTTCCTGCTGACCGATGACCATCGGTGGGACGCGCTCGGCGCGATGGGTAACAAAATTATCCAGACCCCACATCTCGATGCACTGGCGAAACGGGGAATTTTGTTCCGTAATGCGCACGTAACCACAGCAATATGCATGGTGAGCCGTGCCAGTTTGCTGAGCGGACAATACATGTCGCGGCATGGTATCAATGATTTCGATACGGATTTCAAACCGGATGCGCTTGCTCAGACTTATCCCGCTTTGCTGAAAAAAGCAGGTTACAAGATTGGTTTTATCGGAAAATTCGGGATTGGGGTGAAGAACCAGCCGGATACGCTGTTTGACTACTGGGCAGCGAAAAAGGAAAGTCAGCCGCCATACGAGCTGGTCAACCGATCCGCTGACTGCCGGGCCGCCATACTGGAACAGCCTCCCTGCATTCTTCCGCACCGACCAGAACATCGGCCGTGA
- a CDS encoding sulfatase/phosphatase domain-containing protein, whose protein sequence is MGRDRWKLLLSTPELRQQTTRDYYRLITGVDEVVGSLVAQLKKLDIDKNTLIVFMGDNGFLLGEHGLEGKWFGFEESIRVPLIISGGAMPKSLQGISSRQLALNIDIAPTLLSLAGIHPPDSMQGYDLLAVEQKKRPARRDFFYEHTYLGSPRLPKVEGVVTSDLKYMLYTEHGYEELYDLAKDPHETLNLAKHSSEKVRLEKLRKRYEELKRQVK, encoded by the coding sequence ATCGGCCGTGACCGGTGGAAACTATTGCTGTCGACGCCCGAACTACGGCAGCAAACCACCCGTGATTACTACCGCCTCATCACCGGTGTGGACGAAGTGGTAGGAAGCCTAGTTGCTCAGCTCAAAAAGCTAGACATTGACAAGAACACGCTCATCGTTTTCATGGGTGACAATGGTTTTTTGCTTGGTGAGCATGGTTTGGAGGGTAAATGGTTTGGTTTTGAAGAATCGATCCGTGTTCCGCTGATCATTTCCGGCGGCGCGATGCCGAAAAGCTTGCAGGGTATTTCGTCCAGGCAGCTTGCATTGAACATTGACATTGCACCTACCCTGCTTTCCCTGGCCGGCATCCACCCGCCAGATTCCATGCAGGGTTACGATCTTCTGGCCGTCGAGCAAAAAAAGCGACCAGCCCGCCGGGATTTCTTTTACGAGCACACCTACCTGGGCAGCCCTCGTCTGCCAAAAGTAGAAGGCGTAGTGACATCAGATTTGAAATACATGCTGTATACCGAGCACGGATACGAGGAACTTTACGACCTTGCAAAAGACCCGCACGAAACGCTGAACCTGGCAAAGCATTCTTCTGAAAAAGTACGATTGGAGAAGTTGCGGAAGCGGTATGAGGAGCTGAAAAGGCAGGTGAAGTAA
- a CDS encoding group II truncated hemoglobin, translating to MPILKDVPTLYQWAGDMHTFETLFSRFYEKVLQDELLGDVFKNMSPDHQRHVAHFVAEVFGGEQLYTGRDHGSHASMIGKHIGKMLTEEKRQRWVQLLLQTADEVGLKSDPEFRSAFVGYIEWGTRLAVINSHLTDNPVTESEPMPKWGWGETGGPYIAE from the coding sequence ATGCCTATATTAAAAGATGTACCAACCCTCTACCAATGGGCGGGAGATATGCATACTTTCGAGACCCTGTTTTCCCGTTTTTATGAGAAGGTGTTGCAGGATGAACTATTAGGGGATGTTTTCAAAAATATGTCCCCGGATCATCAGAGGCACGTCGCCCACTTTGTCGCGGAGGTTTTTGGCGGCGAGCAATTGTATACGGGTCGGGATCATGGCAGCCACGCGTCCATGATTGGAAAGCACATCGGGAAAATGCTCACCGAAGAAAAACGGCAGCGCTGGGTGCAACTTCTCTTGCAGACGGCGGACGAAGTAGGGCTTAAAAGCGATCCCGAATTTCGCTCCGCTTTTGTGGGATACATTGAATGGGGCACCAGGTTGGCTGTCATCAATTCACATCTCACCGACAATCCGGTTACAGAAAGCGAACCCATGCCAAAATGGGGCTGGGGCGAAACAGGCGGGCCTTACATAGCTGAATAG